The window TCGCGGCGGGGGCCCCGGTACCGGAGGATCCGCAGGATATGGGCCTGACGCCGCTGCGGCAGATGCTGGGCTGGCTGGTCGCCGAACGCGCCGGCCGCTTGGGGGCGGCGGCGCGGGAACAGCTGATCGGCCGCCTGGAGCGGACCGTCGTCACGAACCTGCGTGAGGTGGAGGCCTATACCTCTTGGCCGGATCGGCGGCGGCTGGTGCGTGAGCGGGTGGCGGGTGTGATCCGGCGTGAGGCGCCGTCGGTGGTGATCGCGCATTCGCTGGGGTCGTACATCACTTACGAGACGCTGCACGCCTTCCCGGAGCTGGAGGTGGAGCTGCTGGTGACGGTGGGCTCGCCGCTGCGGGTCCCGGCGCTGGCGCGCCGGCTGGATCCGGCGCTGCGTGCGGGCCGCGGGGCACGGCCCGCCGGTGTGAAGCAGTGGGTGAACTTTGCGGATGTCGGCGATGTGGTGGCGGTGCCGCCCAAGCTGGAGGAGGTGTTCCCGGTCGATCAGGACGAGGTGTGAGACAACGGGCTGGGGTTCCACGGGTTCGGCGGGTATCTGGCGAACGGGTTCCTGGCGGCCGCCATCGCTCCGTACGTTTCCTGACAGGACTTCAGCCGCCCCGGCGTCGTGGCGTGACCTGCCGGGCCGGGCTGAACCGGGCCGGGGCAGAGGTGGGGACGGACGGGAAGAGGCGCGCGGTCGAGGGGTCGCCGCCGTCAGGTGGACAGGGGGGTCTTGTGGTGCGGGCATTGGTGGCGGGGGGTCGGGTGTTTTCCCGAGCCGTATGTCAGCGAGGACGACGAGGCCGACGGCGTCCCAGCCTTCACACCGCTGCCGGCCGTCGCTGAGGCGGTACGGGAGCTGGCCTCTGCCCTGGAGCGAGCCGGTGCCATGATGGGCGGGGACCCGCTGCTGGAGTGTGACGAGGGCGAGTTCATGCGGCGCTGGCGAGAGCTGCGCCGGCACCCCGGTCACGGCGAGCCTCTCGTCGTACATTTCGCCGGCCACGGCATTCAGGCCGGCAGTGGCGGCCTGTACCTGGCCGCATCGGGCGGCGAGGCACGCGAGGACTTGCTCGCCGACACCTGTGTCAGCTTCGGACGGCTTCTGGAAGGAGCCGAGAACTGCGGGCGGCCGGTGCTGTTCCTGCTGGACGTGTGCGAGGCAGGTCAGGCCGTCGTCCAGCAACAGCTCGCCGACCTCGCGGCCCGCCGGCGGCAGGACGCACCACGGAACGTGTGGATCATCGGGGCCTGTACCAGCGGCGCTGTCACCTACGGAGCCCGCTTCAGCACCGCCACAGCCACGATCCTGCACCAGCTGGCCGACGGCGACCTCGACATCACCCCCACGGTGGAGTACGTGCCCCTCGCGGACTTCGCCGTCGCCGTCGACCGTCATCTCGCCCGCACCGACCGCGCCGCCGGACGCCCCCGGCAGACCCTGCTGCTCACCCCGCAGGTGCGTGCGGACCCCGAGCCGCAACCGTTCTTCCGCAACCCCGCACACACCGCCGACCCCCGGGGAGACCTCTTGGCCGGCATGGACCCGAGGCTGCGCGAATTCGCCCTCGGCTGTGCACCCGGCCTGGACCCGCTGCACTTCGCGACCCGCGCGGCCGGCAACCCCACCGCGAACGACATCCTCTTCTCAGGCCGCCGTTCCCCACTGGACCGCATCCAGGCATGGACAGAACGCCCCGCGTGCCGGTCAGGAACGGCTCCTGGTGGTCACCGGCGGACCGGGCAGCGGAAAGTCCGCGCTCCTCGGCGTCACCGCCTGCCTGCTCCACCCCGAACTGGACCCCCTCGGCAACCGTGTCGCCCGGGCGGTAGAGCACTTCGACCCCCGGCAACCGGACACCGTGCTCGCCGTCCACGCCCGCCAGCTCACCCTCCGGCAGATCACCGACTCCCTGCGCCACCAACTCCACCACCAGAAGCAGCATGGCACCGGCCCGACCCGCACCGGATCAGGCGGGCCATCACCGCGGTCAGACGGCCCGGCCGGCGCTGAACAGGCAGACACGGCTGAGCTCGTGGCCACACTGCGCGCTTGCGGCGACGTACTCGTGATCCTTGACGCTCTGGACGAGGCCGACGATCCCGCCGCCGTGGTCAACAGGCTCCTCCTGCCCCTCGCCGCCGCCGACACCGGTACGGAGCCCTCCGGTTGCCGCGTCGTGATCGGCACCCGGAAGTGGTGGGACACCCTGCCTGCGCTGCGCCACTATCTGACCGAGTACCCCGATGCGGAACTCGACCTCGATCCCGCCACTGACCATGACCGTCGTGTCCTCGCCTGCGACCTCGAGACCTACTTGCGCGGGCTCCTCCCCCGCCGCCGCTATCCGCGAGACGAAGTCCGCCGCATCGCCGACCGGCTCGCCCAGTACAGCGACCACGGCGCCTTCCTCGTCGCCGCCCTGTACGCCGACCACCTGCTCCACAGCGGCCAGCCGATCGGCTCAGGGCCGCCCTGCACCATCACGGAAGTCTTCGACCTTCACGTCCAGAGCCTGGCCTCGGACGATCCGTGGATCCGGGCCGTTCTCAACGTCCTCGGCCAGGCCCGCGGCCAGGGCATGCCCCTCGACCTCATCCACGCGGCCGCCCTTGCCCAGCAACCTGCCGGCCCAGGCCGGACCACTCCCCCACTCGCCGACACCCGCCGTGCCCTCGCCAAGACCGCCTTCTACCTCCGGACCACCCCCGATACCGACCACCGCCTCCTCTACCGCTACTTCCACCAGGCCCTGACCGACCACGCCAGGCCCCACGCCGACCCCGCCACCGTCCACCGCGCCCTCGTCGCCCGGCATCCCCACCACCGAGGACGGCACCCCCGACTGGGCCGACGCCCACCCCTACCTCCTACGCCACGCGGCCGCCCACGCCGCCGCAGCCGGCGGCGACGCTCTCGATCAACTCCTCACCGACCCCTGCTACCTCCTCCACGCCGACCCCGACACCCTCGCCCCTCACCTCCACCACGCACGTACCGAGCAGGGCCTCCTCCACGCCGATATCTACCGCACCACCGTCACCCACGACCCGCGCCGCCACCACGCCGAGGCCCGCCGCGCCCTGCTCGCCCTCGACGCCGCGGCTTGGCAGCAGTCCGGCCTCGCGCGCACCATCACCCACGCCCCGCTCGCCGGGCGGCCCGTTCCTCCGACTCCGGCGTGGGCGACGCGTCAGACCCACGCCGCCCGGCGGCACACGCTCACCGGCCATACAGACGTAGTGCGGGCGGTTGCGGTGGTGGAAGGCCCGGACGGGCCTCTCGCGATCACCGCCGGCGACGACAGGACGGCGATCGTCTGGGACGTGGTCAGCGGCGCCCGGCGCCACACGCTCAGCGGCCACAACGGAGACGTACGGGCCGTCGCGGTGGTGAACGGCCCGAAGGGACCCCTCGCCATCACCGCCAGCAATCACGGGACCGCGATCGTCTGGGATGCCAAGAGCGGTAGGGACGTCTCGCGCACCCACCTGCCGCACGGAGGGATCCAGGTGGCCGCAGCCGGGACCGGCTTCATGCTTGCCTACGGGCGGGAGGTTGCGTACTTCGCATGCCCATGCCCCTGCCCATGCCCATGCCCATGACGAGACAGCGTGCACGATGAACGGTCGCAGCACTGACCACCACTGACCTGGCCCAGTAACCCAGACACGCCGCGGCGGGGCTGCGGGCTTGCAGGCAGCACCCGGCATTCTGGTCTGGAGCTTGAGGGGTTTGAAGCGCGACACCGGGGCATCCCACAACGAGGCCCCGCGTTTGCCAGCGCCTTTGCCAGCCGACAGGAGGCAGCAGTGACCACCTACGTCATCACCGTGCCCGGCACGTTCCTGAAGGACGTCGACGATGCAGCACGCTCCGCGCTGGCCAGGAGGCTGGCCTCGCACCACACCGACTTGAGCGAGGCCGAAGACGTGGAACTGCTCACGGTCCACGAGGACGGTACCTTCTCCGTCCGGCTCGAAGTCGAGGCCTCGAACCGGGCCACGGCCGAGGCCGACGCCGTCCGCCTGGCAGCCGACGCCCTGGAAGAGCTGGGGTTCTCGGAGAAGGACGCGCCCCTGGGACCTCCGGCGGTCACAGGGGTCGACGGCGAGTCCTGAGCAGAACGCCGGGTATCCGGCTACGGGGTCCCCGCCCGGTAGGGCCCTGAAGCGCGCATGACCACTGGCCACTCCCTCAAACCCCTCCCCGGCGAACCGATCAGGCCACGTCGTCCCCTCTCCTCCGCGTGGCCCACGCCACCGGGCGCTGGTTCGCTGCGCGGCCATGCGGGTGACGTACGGGGAATGGGCAGGAGCGGGGAGAGGTTTTCACAGAGTAGGCCTTCCGTCCTGAAGGAGGATGCCGTGGCACTGTCCCGGACCGAGCGTGAGCAGTTCCTCGCCGAACCCCACATCGCTGCCCTCGCCGTGAGCGCGGGCGATGACCGTGCGCCGCTGACGGTACCGATCTGGTACCACTACACCCGCGGCGGCGACATCTGGATCATGACCGGCCGCGACTCCCGCAAGGCCGAACTGATCAAGTCCGCGGGCCGGTTCAGCCTGATGGTCGACCGCGTGGAGCCGACGATCCGGTACGTGTCGGTCGAGGGCCCGGTCGTCTCGACCGTACCGGCGGTGCGCGAGCAGCTGGTGTGGATCTCCTCGCGGTACCTGCCCCCTGAGAAGGTGGACGGCTACGTCGACGACGCGTGGAAGAACCACGGCGAGCAGGTCGTCATCCACATGCGTCCGGCACGGTGGGTGAGTTCGGACCTCGGCCAGGTGTAGACCGGCCGCTGCTCCCGGTGGTGCCGGCCTCAGCTCGGCGAGCCGTCGGCATGCCCGGGCCGAACGGCGTCGGGCAAGCCGCTACCGATGCGAAGGGGACCGACCGACCCGAGCCTCAGGGCCCCTCCCGGACGTCTCCTCTACTGGATGTTCAACCCCACCGGATGCGCGCCGTCCGCCGGACACACGAACACCCGCAACTCCCCGAAGCGCCCCACGGTCAGACCCGGATCACCGCCGCTGTCCACCGTCAGGAACAACCGCATCCCCGCCCCGCACACACCGCAGTCCACCCGCATCCGATTGGTCAGGTGCCAGCTCGGCCACCCTCCGACCTTCCACCCGGGCCTGCAGGCCAGCGTCCGGTGGTACTCCGTCCCCCGGGCCCGCGCCCACGCCTCACCCCGCTCGAACAGCTCCTCCGGTATCTCGTCGCCCGCCGGCAGGTCCACCACCTCCGCCGGATCCAGCACACACGGCCGAGCCACATAGATCCCCTGCGCCCCCGCCGACCGAGGGGCCTCCGCCACGGCCCCCACGTCCGACGACGACCGGAACCTCACCGTCACCGTCGGCCCCCAGTAGAACCGCCGGCCTGCCGGCTCCGCGTGATCCTGCGGACACCACAACACCTGCACCACATCCGCGCCTCCGGGCCACTCCCACCCCGGCACATCCCGCGCGAACACCTGCACCACGGGCACCATGGGCACCCCGTCACCGACCCCGGCCGGCTCGCACCGCACACGCTCCCAGGACGCCAGGTCAAGGGACCCGCCGTCCATGATGCGGTCCATCAGCTCGGAATCCTCCGCGCCGACCACCGACACCCGCCGTCTCCGGCGCTCCCGCCTCCGACGGTCGATCCCCGCCCAGAGCTCCCGCTCCTCGTCGGTCAGCGCCTCGCGCACCTCGACGAGTCGCGGCTCGCGGCACACGGGCCACGCCTCCTCGACCGGCCACAACAGCGGTCCCCCGATGGAACTCTCCCGCACACCGGGCGTGCCGGCCGTCGGCCGGAGGAGGGTGGCGGAGCGGGCGTAGGGGGCGAAGTCCGGTAGCGCGGCGGTGAGGTCGGTCATCGGGGCAGGCTAGGGCATCTCAGCGAGTGCCACACGCCCACGAGCTCCGCCTTCACCCGACACGGGTTCTCACCGTAGGCAACCACGGCTGCGAACACCGCATCCAGGGCGGCCTGGAGCGGGTCGGCCTCGGCGGCGTCGAGCAACGTACGGGTCAGCACTGACAGTTGCGCCGCCCCCGCGAGGCTGCCTCTCGCTCAACTGGCCCGGTTCTGCGGGACTCTGCCTCGTCGCCGTCGACACGGGGGGCGTCGGCAGCGGCTGTCGGGTGGTGGCCTCCGGTGACGCTTGTTCAGGCGGTCGCTGGTAGTGCTTTGTTACCCGGTCTTGTCACGTCGGGTGTTCGGTAGTTCGCTGGTTGTATGAGGGCTGGGGAGCTTGGGGCGGTGCGGGTCCGGTTGGAGGAGTTCGCTTCGGAGGTGTTCGCGCCGCTGGTGCGGCGGGACTGGCTGGAGAAGGGCCAGTTGTATCTGCGGGGCCTGTTGCTGGACGGCCGACGCAAGGTCGATGCAGCCGATGGCCGAACGCCTCGGAATCGATCACCAGCAGCTGCAGCAGTTCATGACGTCCTCGACCTGGCCGGTCGAGGACGTCCAGGCCCGGCTCGCATGGCGGGCCGTGGCCGCGGTGCGGCCCGAGGTCTGGGTCGTGGACGACACCGGCTTCCCCAAGGACGGAACCGCCTCGCCGGGCGTGGCCCGCCAGTACTCGGGCACGCTGGGCAAGGTCGGCAACTGCCAGATCGGCGTCAGCGTCCACGCCGCTTCCGACACGGCCTCCTGTCCGCTGTCCTGGCGGCTGTTCCTGCCGGCTGGCTGGGACGGGCCCGAGGCGGCCGTCCGCCACAAGGCCTGCCGGATCCCCGCCACCGAACACCACCGCCCCAAGTGGCAGCTCGCGCTGGACATGCTCGACGAGCTGTCCGCGATCGGTCTGCGGCCCGCCGCGCTGGTCGCCGACGCCGGCTACGGCGCGAACGCCGACTTCCGTCACGGCCTTCAGGACCGGGGTCTGGCCTACGTCCTGCAGGTCAAGGGCGGGATGACCGCCCATGGTGAGGAGGCCGAGCCGCATCAGCCCGCCTGCAGCGGGCTCGGGCCCCGCCCTCTGCCTCGATACCGCACCCGGCCACGTTCCTTACGCGACCATGTGCTGGCTGCCGGGCGGAGCCGTGGCCGGACGCTGACCTGGCGCAAAGGCTCCAGGGCCGCGATGAGCTCGCACTTCGTGCACCTTCGGGTCCGCCTCGCCGGCCGCCGCCCGAAACCGGCAGCCGACGGGACGATCCCCTCGTCTGGCTGATCGCGCAGTGGCCCGAGGACGAGGCGGAGCCGGTGAAGTACTGGATCTCGAACCTGCCCGCGAACATCCCTGCCAAGGACCTGGTCCGCCTGGCGAAGGCCCGGTGGCGGATCGAGCACGACTACCGCGAGCTGAAGACCGTCCTGGGCCTGGACCACTTCGAGGGCCGCTCGTTCACCGGCTGGCACCGCCACGTCACCCTCGTCACCGCCGCCCACCTGTTCCTGACCGAACAGCGGAGGAGCCCCAAAGCCCCTGCCAGGGCCTGACCCTCTACCAGGCCCTGGACCTCCTCCAACACCTACTCGCCACCTGGACCGGCACCTGCCCCACCTGCCGACAACCCACCCCATGGCAGCCCCACGACACCAGCTAACAAAGCACTACTAGGGCCTGTCCGGCGGATCTTGTGACCGTCGTGGCATCGGGTCGTTGGCATGAGCATGGGGCGGGGAGATTTAGCGCATGAGGAGTGGGCCCGGCTGAAGCCGCATCTGCCGAAGTCCGGGCAGCGCGGCGGCCGGTGGGCCGGCCACCGCAGGGTCATCAACGGGATCCTGTACCGACTGCGCACGGGGGTGCCGTGGCGGGATCTAGCTGCGCGTTTCGGCCCTTGGAAGACGGTGTACGAACGGCACAGACGCTGGTCGGCGGACGGCACTTGGGACAGGATCTTCGCGGCCGTCCTGGCCGACGCCGACGCGGAAGGCCGGATCGACTGGTCGATGGTAAGCGTCGATTCGACCTCCTGCCGGGCCCATCAGCACGCCGCCGGGGCTCGTAGGAAACCGCCACGAGTGCCGGGAAAAGACGCACGCCCCGACAGCACCGCCCCGACGAGGGACTCGGACGCTCCCGGGGCGGTCTGACCTGCAAGATCCACCTCGCCGGTGAGGGTGGACGCCGCCCCCTGGCCCTGCTGATCACTCCGGGCCAGTGGGGCGACGCTCCGCAGCTCATCCCGGTCATGGACCGCATCCATGTCGCCCGCCTCGGCGGCGGACACCCGCGCACGCGGCCCGACCATCTCGGCGGCGACAAGGCGCACTCCTCCCGCCGCAACCGCCGCTACCTGCGACGACGCCAGATCAAGCACACCATTCCCGAACCGAAGAACCAGCGGGCCAACCGCCAACGAAGGGGCAGCAAGGGCGGCCGGCCCGCAGGCTTCGACAAGACGATCTACAAGCGCAGGAACGAAGTCGAGCGGACGATCAACGCGTTGAAGAACTTCCGGGCCGTGGCGACGAGGTTCGACAAGCGCGGCTACGTCTTCCAAAGCACCGTCACCGTCGCCTCGATCCGACTCTGGCTTCGCCCGTGATCTCTGCCGGATCTAGTCGCCGGTCTGGCCGTCGAGCATCTCGCGCAGGATGTCCAGGTGGCCGTTGTGGCGGGCTGTCTCCTCGGTGAGGTGGAGGAG of the Streptomyces sp. NBC_01294 genome contains:
- a CDS encoding IS5 family transposase (programmed frameshift); this translates as MGRGDLAHEEWARLKPHLPKSGQRGGRWAGHRRVINGILYRLRTGVPWRDLAARFGPWKTVYERHRRWSADGTWDRIFAAVLADADAEGRIDWSMVSVDSTSCRAHQHAAGARRKPPRVPGKRRTPRQHRPDEGLGRSRGGLTCKIHLAGEGGRRPLALLITPGQWGDAPQLIPVMDRIHVARLGGGHPRTRPDHLGGDKAHSSRRNRRYLRRRQIKHTIPEPKNQRANRQRRGSKGGRPAGFDKTIYKRRNEVERTINALKNFRAVATRFDKRGYVFQSTVTVASIRLWLRP
- a CDS encoding pyridoxamine 5'-phosphate oxidase family protein, with amino-acid sequence MALSRTEREQFLAEPHIAALAVSAGDDRAPLTVPIWYHYTRGGDIWIMTGRDSRKAELIKSAGRFSLMVDRVEPTIRYVSVEGPVVSTVPAVREQLVWISSRYLPPEKVDGYVDDAWKNHGEQVVIHMRPARWVSSDLGQV